A window of Zingiber officinale cultivar Zhangliang chromosome 5A, Zo_v1.1, whole genome shotgun sequence contains these coding sequences:
- the LOC121982278 gene encoding peroxidase 64-like: MSTPLVAPLLILFTISLVVSGNALCIDYYAKTCPDAELAVTEVVKKAIANDNTVPAALLRLHFHDCFIRGCDASVLLKSRGSDKAEKDGPPNESLHAFYVIDHAKKAVEEMCPGVVSCADILALAARDSVALSGGPTWEVPKGRKDGRFSRANETNQLPAPTFNFTQLKQSFSQRGLSTKDLVVLSGGHTLGFAHCSSFQNRIHDFDTESDVDPTLDPSFAARLQEICPAQNRVKSAGSAMDSTSTVFDNTYYKMLLQGQGLFSSDEALLTHPKTAGFVSQFASSQEEFFQAFVKSIIRMGSIEGGEEVRKNCRAIN; encoded by the exons ATGAGTACTCCCTTAGTCGCTCCTCTTCTCATCCTCTTCACCATCTCTCTCGTTGTCTCCGGCAATGCATTGTGCATAGACTACTATGCGAAGACCTGCCCGGATGCCGAATTGGCAGTGACTGAGGTCGTGAAGAAGGCCATCGCCAATGACAACACAGTTCCTGCAGCTTTACTCCGCTTGCATTTCCATGACTGTTTCATCAGG GGATGCGATGCTTCTGTGTTGCTGAAGTCGAGGGGGAGCGACAAGGCAGAGAAAGACGGCCCACCTAACGAGTCACTCCATGCGTTCTACGTCATAGACCATGCCAAGAAGGCAGTGGAGGAGATGTGCCCTGGCGTCGTTTCTTGCGCTGACATTTTAGCTTTGGCTGCTAGAGATTCAGTTGCATTG TCGGGTGGACCAACGTGGGAGGTTCCAAAGGGAAGAAAAGACGGGCGGTTTTCCAGAGCCAACGAAACAAATCAGCTCCCGGCTCCGACCTTCAACTTCACACAGCTGAAGCAGAGCTTCTCGCAGAGAGGACTCTCCACCAAAGACTTAGTGGTGCTCTCAG GAGGGCACACCTTGGGCTTCGCTCACTGCTCCTCCTTCCAGAACCGGATCCACGACTTCGACACTGAGAGCGACGTGGACCCCACGCTGGACCCGAGCTTCGCGGCGCGTCTGCAGGAGATCTGCCCTGCCCAGAACAGAGTGAAGAGCGCGGGGTCAGCCATGGACTCCACCTCCACGGTGTTCGACAACACCTACTACAAGATGCTGCTGCAAGGGCAGGGCTTGTTCTCTTCGGACGAGGCCCTTCTGACCCATCCTAAAACCGCAGGGTTCGTGTCCCAGTTCGCGAGCTCACAGGAAGAATTCTTTCAGGCCTTTGTGAAGTCTATCATCAGGATGGGAAGTATAGAAGGTGGAGAGGAAGTGAGGAAGAATTGCAGGGCGATTAATTGA
- the LOC121982279 gene encoding GATA transcription factor 15-like has product MDQRAVDSDRRTSPECGNPSSSDCDIKSCGACRTTETPLWRSGPAGPKTLCNACGIRYRKNKSDLGTKMRKEKNELVLEVQMTGLGLRKKRSVIQKHWRRWWRRGIIGEEEQAAVLLMALSYGFL; this is encoded by the exons ATGGATCAGCGCGCGGTGGATTCGGATCGTAGAACG TCGCCAGAATGTGGAAACCCCAGTAGCAGCGATTGCGATATCAAGAGCTGCGGGGCATGCCGCACCACCGAGACGCCCCTCTGGCGATCCGGCCCTGCCGGCCCCAAG ACGCTCTGTAACGCTTGTGGGATCCGGTACCGGAAGAACAAATCGGATCTGGGAACGAAGATGAGGAAGGAGAAAAATGAATTGGTCCTCGAGGTTCAGATGACGGGATTGGGACTGAGAAAGAAGCGATCTGTGATTCAGAAGCATTGGAGGAGGTGGTGGAGGAGGGGCATAATCGGGGAAGAGGAGCAGGCTGCTGTCCTCCTCATGGCCCTTTCCTACGGCTTTCTTTAG